Genomic segment of Chloroflexota bacterium:
CTTCGCCCACGACGCGTCCGTCGAAGAGGTGTGGCAGGCCATCCTCGGCGATCGGGCCCGGCCGCCGTGCTGGCCGGTCGCCGACGTCTCAGGCGAAATCACGGCCTGGGTCACGAGGCGCGACCTCTCCACGGTGCCGTCGAATCGGCGGAGCGATACGCGCGTCGCCGAGATCGCGCACAACATCGAGCCCGCGGACGTGCTGGAACCGCAAATGCTGCTCGACGCCGTGCTCACCAAGGTGCGGCGGGAGCGTCGCGGCTTCTATGTCGTCAAGCAGGACGGCCGCATCGCCGGCTGGGTATACGCCGACGATCTCGTTCAAGGCAAGCGCCCTGGCGGTACCGCCTAGTCCGTCGGCAGCCGGCGCCGCCCCGTCCACTATCATCTAGGCAGATTTGAATCCGCATTGGGAGTAGGGCGTGGCCGCAGCGAACAAATCCGCCGTCTTGATCGATCTGGCCTCGTTGCAGGCCCTCGCGGCGAACGGCGGCGGGACGATCGACTTCCAGCAGTTGCGCGACCGGCTCACCGGAGACGCCACCCTGGTGCGCGCCACGGCCTACGGCACCGAGCACGAGGGCCAACCCAGCCCGCACCTGGACCTCGCCAGCCTGTCCCGGTCCGGCTACAAGCTCGTGACCAAGCGGCTGCGACGCCGCGACGACGGCACGCTCTACGCCAGCGTGCACGTCGAGATGACCGTCGACGCGCTGGACCTCACGCCCTATATCGACCGCCTCACGCTGGTCACCACCGACCCGGACTTCGTGCCCCTCATCGAGGCGGTGCAGCGCCGGGGGGTGCGGGTGCAGGTCGTCGCCAGTGGAGCGGGGCGCAGCCAGCCACTGGCCGCCGCCGCCGACGAGACGCTGGAGTTGGACGACCTGCTGTCCGACGTCGTGCGCCGCGAACGCCCGCGCCGGGATCGCCGGCGTCCCACGCCACCGCGCGCCGCCCCCGGCGAGACGGCGCGGGCGCGGGTGCCCGATCGACCCGATGAGGAACCCCGGCCGCGTCGCGCCGCGCCGCGGCCGCCCGAGCCTCCGGCCGATGCGGAACCCAAGCCCGCGGCCTCTGCGGAGCCCGAGCCCGCCGCGTCGCAGCCGGCAGCGGCTCCTCCCAAACGACGAGAACGGCTGACCGCCCTGCCCGGGGAGCGGTTGAGCGGACGCGCCGGGCCTAAACCCGACGCCCCGGATTAGTCCCGCGGCGCCGTGCGCGTAGGCATCGCAGCCACCATGTGGGGCGATGCGCCGTTTCGCACCGTCGCAGAGGAAGCCCGCGACGCCGGGTATGCCGGGCTCGAAGGCGGCGCCAGCGACCTGGTTGGCGATGCACCGCTCGCTCGCCGCATCGTCTCGGACGACGGCCTGCCGCTCGTCGGCGGACGCTTTGCGGCCAATTGGTTCGCTCCCGAGTACCACGATGTCGAGCTGGACCAGCTCAGGCGCGTGGCCGAGTTCCTGGCCGACCTCGACGCGTCCTACGTCGTCGCGGCGGCCCACGCGGTGCCCGAGCGCTGGACGGCCGCGGGCCACGGCGATCCCGCCGAGGAACTGCAGCCGGACCAGTGGGGCCACTTCGCCGAGTGCCTCGCCCGCGCCGCCGACATCTGCGCCCAGGAATTCGAGCTCCAGGTCGTCTTTCGCAACCAGCTCGGCTCGCACGTGGAAACCACCGCGGAGCTCGATCGCCTGCTGTCCCTCACCGATCCCACATCGCTGATGCTCGCCATCGACGTCGGCTACCTGTTCTATCTGGGCTCCGACCCGCGCGCCTTCATCCGCGACCGCATCGAGCGGGTAGCCTACGTCATCCTCAAGGACGTGGACGCCGACCTCCGCGACCGCCATCTGGCGCAGGGCGGCACCCTGCCCGCCTTCGTGCGCCAGGGCGGCTTCCCGGAGCTCGGCGGCGGCCACGTCGACCTGGAAGGCATCCTGGAGATTCTCGGGACCAGCGACTATGACGGATGGCTCGTCGTGGATCAGGACCTCACGCTGCGCGATCCCGCCGCCAGCGCCCAAATCAGCCGGGAGTGTCTCGTGCATCTGGGGCTCGATCTCGAATCATGACGCGCGTCCTTGACCGCCGCTCGGTCGTGCGCGGCGCCGCCGGCCTGATGGGCGCCGCCCTGCTGTCGGCGTGCGGCACGGAGCCGGTCCGACGCACGGCCCCAAGCCCGCTGCCGCTGGCCAATGTCGAGCCCTGGGGCGCCAACGTCTTCTTGGATGAAGAGAACGAAGCCTGGAAACGCCGCCACAGCCTGGAGTTGCTGCGCCACGCCGGCGTCCGCTGGGTTTTTCAGCGCATCGGTTGGGACGCGGTCGAAACCGACCGGGGTCGGTTTGTCAATCCGCAACGGCGCGAGAGTAGTTGGGACCGGTTCGACGACATCGCCGACCGGGCCCTGGAGCAGGGCATCTCGGTCGTGGCCCGCATCGAGCGCTCACCGCAGTGGGCGCGCCCCGGTCGCGACAGCCCCACCGCACCGCCCGAGGACCTCGCCGACTTCGCCACGTTTCTGCGCGCCCTCGCCGAGCACTATCAAGACCGCATCCAGCACTACCAGATTTGGCACGAGCCCAACCTGGCCGTCAACTGGGGCGGCGCGGCGCCGGATCCCGCTGGCTACGCCGAGCTGCTGCGCGTGGCCCACGACGCCCTGAAGTCGGTCGACGACCGCCTCGTCGTCGTCGCCGGACAGCTGGCCCCCACGCTCGAAAACAACCCGCGCGCCACCAGCGATCTTGCCTATCTGCGGCAGACCTACGACCACGGCGCCGCGGAGACGCTGGACATCCAGGCGGCGGCGGCCTTCGGCATGGAGTACTCCCCAAGAACGCCGCCGGACCCGCGCGTGCTCAACTTCCGCCGCGTCGAGTTGCTCCGCAATCTCATGGTGGAGTACGGCCGCAGCGACGCCCCCGTCTGGCTCAGCGCCTACGGCTGGAACGCCGCGCCGCCCGACCTCGAGGCCTCGCAACCCGCCTGGCGACGCGTCGAGGAGGCGCAGCAGGCCGCTTGGACCGTCGACGGCGTGCGCTACGGCCTGCGTCAATGGCCCTGGATCGGCGTCTTCGGCATCTGGTTCTTCCGCCAGTCCTTCGCCGCCCTTGGGCCCGACGACGCCTCCTACTACTTCCGCATGGTCGACCCGGATTTCACGCCGCGCCCGGTCTACCGCGCCGTCCAAGAAGCGGCCACCGGCCGAACGGACCTCTAAGAAACCTCTGTATGAACGCCTTCCCCCTTTCAGGGGGAAGGTTGGGATGGGGGTCAGCATCTGAAACTTCAGTTGGGACCAACCGGCGTCTCCCTCGCACGCATGACGCGCCCGGCATCGTCGCCGGCCGGCTTCGACCGCGTCGTGCTGGCCGCCTCCCGCCAGGTTGGCGCCTCCTCGGCCGCGGCCTTTCGCATCGCCTTCGGGCTCCTCGTCCTCTTCGCCGTCGGCCGCTTCGCCGCCCACGGCTGGATCGCCGAGCTCTATATCGAGCCCGAGCGTCACTTCAAATACCTTGGCTTTGAGTGGGTGCAGCCCTGGCCGGCCTGGGGCATGTATCTCCACTTCGCGCTGCTTGGCGTGGCCAGCCTGGGCGTGGCGCTCGGCTACCGTTACCGCCTCTCCATCGCCGCCTTCTTCGTCCTCTTCACCTACGTCGAGCTCATCGACAAGACGACCTATCTCAACCACTACTACTGGGTCAGCCTGGTCAGCTTCCTGATGATCTTCATGCCCCTGCACCGAACGGCATCGCTCGACGCCTGTCGGAGGCCCGCTTGGCGCCGGGACACGATCCCCGTGTGGGTGCTCTGGACCCTCCGCGCGCAGTTGGGCGTTGTGTACCTGTTTTCCGGCATCGCCAAGCTGAATTCCGACTGGCTGCTGCATGCGCAGCCGCTGCGGATCTGGCTCTACAACAGCGGCGACCTGCTGATCGTCGGCCCGCTGCTCCAGGAAGCCTGGGTGGCCTATGCCATGAGCTGGGCCGGGGCCGCATTCGATCTCACGATCGTGGGCTGGCTGCTGTGGCGCCGCAGCCGCCCCTTTGCCTACCTCGTGGTCATCGCGTTTCACCTGGCAACCTGGGTGCTCTTTCCCATCGGCATCTTCCCCTGGGTCATGATCCTGGGGACCCTCATCTTCTTCTCACCCGACTGGCCCCGCCGGCTGCTCGCCAGGCTGCGCCGGCGCCCTGCGCCCAAAGGGGCCTTCACGCTGCGGTCCGCCGCGCCCCCCGGCCGGACGGCCCGCGCGGCTGCCGTCGCCCTTGGCCTGTTTGCCCTGGCGCAAGTCATCGTGCCCCTGCGCCACTGGGCCTATCCCGGCGAGGTCCGCTTCAACGAGGAGGGTTACCGCTTCGCCTGGCGCGTGATGCTGACGGAGAAGACCGGCCACGCCCAGTTCCGAGTCACCGATCCCGTCACCGGAGGGGAGTGGCTGGCGTATCCCGAGGACTACCTCACGCCCCTCCAGGCCGAGCGCATGTCCTACCAGCCGGACATGATCCTGGAGACCGCGCACTTCATCGCCGACGACTACAAGCGGCAGGGCCGCGATGTCGAGGTTCGCGCCGACGTGTTTGTGACGTTCAACGGCCGTCCCGCCGTGCGCTTCATCGACCCCGACATCGATCTGGCCCGGCTAATGCCGGGCCTGGCGCCCAAGCCGTGGATCCTGCCCGCGCCGGACAGCGCCTCGATGCCGCCCTTGACGTAGTGACAACCATCGCAAGTCCTGTAGGGGCGCCCCTGGTGGGCGCCCTCCGCGGTCTCGGGTGCTATCGCATGCTGTCGCCGTCGGTGTCGCTGAATCCGACCGCGACTCCCAGCAGGCTCACTACCTCGGTGTTGAGTGTGCGGCGAAGCTCCATCACCCGGTCATAGACCGCCCGCACCTGCGCCGGCCGGTCCACCACGGCGTCGCGCAGGGGTCCTTCCACGGCGTCCACCGCCATCAACGCGTCCTCAAACTGGCTGCGCATGCGCTCGTCTGCCGCGGTCGACAGCGGAGTGACCAGGTGTGACACCCCGAGCCCATCGTTGTCGGCGTCTCCCAGGTACACATCGCGCATGCCCAGCACCGTCGCGCGCAGATCGGCCAGGCCATTGCCGCCGGCCCCGCCGGGGATGGCCGCAAGGTCGGGACCGTCGCCCCGCAGCCCCAACGCAGCCGCCAACTGCAGGTCCGTCAGCGTGCGGATGAGGAAGACCTGCGTCCGCACCACTTCGGCGACCGCCGCGCTCTCGAGCATCGAGCTCGATGACCGTCCGGTGAGAAAGTCCCGGTAAGCGGGGCCGCCGTTCCGCGACACCGTCCACTCCTCGACGATGGCGCCGGTTTCAGACGCAATCACCCCGCCGAGCGCGCGCAAGTACTCACAGCGCGCGGACGCGGAATCGGACAGCCGGGACACCGCGTCCGGGTCGAACACGATGTATTCGATCGCCCCAAATCCCCGCTGTGTCGACGCAAGGGTGTTCCGCACCGCGTCCTCGGTCGTCGCGGGGTTCTCCGCCAACATCCGCTCGATTCGCGCGGGATCGATTGGCGACCAGTCGATCAGCCCGCCGGAGCGTCGGTCGGCAACCGGACCGAACGCCATTGCCGCCGACCGCAGCCACGCTCCGCGCGCGTCCCGCCACGCCTGGTACGCAGATCGCAGCGTGCTATCCGAGGGCGCCGCGCACAGCGCCTCAAGCGCCGTCTCGAGGTCGGTGGCCGCCGCGCCGGCCGCCTGGTACGTCGGCACAATTACCTGGTCCGTGAGACTGATGAGCACCTCGGAGTCGTCGGGAGCGCCCTCGCCGCATCCGACCAACAGGACCATCAAGCCCGCCGCAACCAGTCCCGCCAGCAGCCGCACCACTACAACGACCTCAAGAACTGCAGCAACGCCTCGCGCTCGGCCGCCGTCAGCGCCATGAACCGATCGCGGGCGGCTTGCCCTTCGCCGCCGTGCCAGAGAATCGCCTCCTCGAGGCTCCGCGCCCGTCCGTCATGCAGGAACATGGTGTGGCCGTTGACGACGTTCACCAGGCCAATGCCCCACAGCGGTGGCGTGCGCCATTCGCGGCCAGTGGCCACGCCGTCGGGCCGCCCGTCCGCCAGCCCCTCGCCCATGTCGTGGAGCAGCAAGTCCGTGAAGGGAAAGATGGTCTGGTTGCGCAGCGGCTCGACGGGGTGGTCGTTCCCGGTGACGTGCCTGGG
This window contains:
- a CDS encoding imelysin family protein, whose product is MRLLAGLVAAGLMVLLVGCGEGAPDDSEVLISLTDQVIVPTYQAAGAAATDLETALEALCAAPSDSTLRSAYQAWRDARGAWLRSAAMAFGPVADRRSGGLIDWSPIDPARIERMLAENPATTEDAVRNTLASTQRGFGAIEYIVFDPDAVSRLSDSASARCEYLRALGGVIASETGAIVEEWTVSRNGGPAYRDFLTGRSSSSMLESAAVAEVVRTQVFLIRTLTDLQLAAALGLRGDGPDLAAIPGGAGGNGLADLRATVLGMRDVYLGDADNDGLGVSHLVTPLSTAADERMRSQFEDALMAVDAVEGPLRDAVVDRPAQVRAVYDRVMELRRTLNTEVVSLLGVAVGFSDTDGDSMR
- a CDS encoding NYN domain-containing protein, which translates into the protein MAAANKSAVLIDLASLQALAANGGGTIDFQQLRDRLTGDATLVRATAYGTEHEGQPSPHLDLASLSRSGYKLVTKRLRRRDDGTLYASVHVEMTVDALDLTPYIDRLTLVTTDPDFVPLIEAVQRRGVRVQVVASGAGRSQPLAAAADETLELDDLLSDVVRRERPRRDRRRPTPPRAAPGETARARVPDRPDEEPRPRRAAPRPPEPPADAEPKPAASAEPEPAASQPAAAPPKRRERLTALPGERLSGRAGPKPDAPD
- a CDS encoding HTTM domain-containing protein; translated protein: MTRPASSPAGFDRVVLAASRQVGASSAAAFRIAFGLLVLFAVGRFAAHGWIAELYIEPERHFKYLGFEWVQPWPAWGMYLHFALLGVASLGVALGYRYRLSIAAFFVLFTYVELIDKTTYLNHYYWVSLVSFLMIFMPLHRTASLDACRRPAWRRDTIPVWVLWTLRAQLGVVYLFSGIAKLNSDWLLHAQPLRIWLYNSGDLLIVGPLLQEAWVAYAMSWAGAAFDLTIVGWLLWRRSRPFAYLVVIAFHLATWVLFPIGIFPWVMILGTLIFFSPDWPRRLLARLRRRPAPKGAFTLRSAAPPGRTARAAAVALGLFALAQVIVPLRHWAYPGEVRFNEEGYRFAWRVMLTEKTGHAQFRVTDPVTGGEWLAYPEDYLTPLQAERMSYQPDMILETAHFIADDYKRQGRDVEVRADVFVTFNGRPAVRFIDPDIDLARLMPGLAPKPWILPAPDSASMPPLT
- a CDS encoding sugar phosphate isomerase/epimerase, with translation MRVGIAATMWGDAPFRTVAEEARDAGYAGLEGGASDLVGDAPLARRIVSDDGLPLVGGRFAANWFAPEYHDVELDQLRRVAEFLADLDASYVVAAAHAVPERWTAAGHGDPAEELQPDQWGHFAECLARAADICAQEFELQVVFRNQLGSHVETTAELDRLLSLTDPTSLMLAIDVGYLFYLGSDPRAFIRDRIERVAYVILKDVDADLRDRHLAQGGTLPAFVRQGGFPELGGGHVDLEGILEILGTSDYDGWLVVDQDLTLRDPAASAQISRECLVHLGLDLES